The Rhizobium sp. BG4 genome has a window encoding:
- a CDS encoding histidine kinase dimerization/phosphoacceptor domain -containing protein yields the protein MLNQNIDPALTSACDLEPIHIPGAIQAHGLMLVCDASMTCIGVAGRPERFLASPALGKSLSEVLGLDLEGLAHKLRAGALSVLGRIEAPCGPLNAVAYRSGNYLVVELDRAERDTVQAVPFLVELDAASSAFEKTSKLEELCKAAAQVFREMTGFGRVMVYQFVDDDAGVVVGESIDKDSSSFMNHYFPASDIPRQARALYVRNRVRVIPDVSYEPQPIHSITTDLRELDLSDSTLRSVSPVHLQYLRNMGVAASASFSIIKDGVLWGLIACHHHEPREIPLAVRMGGQALSNALARQIRAKEEAAQYRERIRSRSQEDTVISLLGSDRSLEDFFSDGGAEIARLLAADGFAAVQGTELFTYGACPDPIDVREIASYARVPAATQPIATASLSRLFEAAIAYRDRASGLLAVTMSTEVPTILMWFRAEHVEVLKWAGNPHKDVPLEAGATLTPRASFEEWSESVRGRARPWSHAEEDVASRIVKLMLEHRNNHRLRELNRELTTTLKENESLLVQKDFLMKEVNHRVQNSLQLVSAFLGMQGRATVNDEVRVSLNEAQNRLNAVALVHRRLYQDGSLEIVDLSRYLENLLSDMSTTMDRKWSESLDVDLSPILVSTDRAVNIGLVLTELVINAQKYAYGGDAGPLLIKLEQHRNSLRLIVADRGKGKLPKGRSGFGTRMLAAIIDRLQGSIDEEPNGPGLRVVVTAPVRAP from the coding sequence ATGCTCAACCAAAACATCGATCCTGCGCTTACCAGCGCATGCGATCTTGAGCCCATCCACATCCCGGGGGCAATACAAGCCCATGGCCTCATGCTGGTGTGCGACGCCTCTATGACGTGTATCGGCGTAGCAGGACGGCCCGAAAGGTTTCTTGCGTCTCCCGCGCTCGGTAAATCTCTATCCGAGGTTTTGGGTTTAGATTTAGAGGGGCTCGCCCATAAGCTCCGCGCCGGCGCTCTTTCGGTTCTCGGTCGCATCGAGGCGCCTTGCGGGCCACTCAATGCCGTGGCTTACCGGTCTGGAAACTATCTGGTTGTGGAACTTGATCGAGCAGAACGAGATACCGTACAGGCAGTGCCGTTCCTGGTCGAACTGGACGCCGCTTCCTCAGCCTTCGAGAAGACCAGCAAACTCGAGGAACTCTGCAAGGCCGCCGCTCAAGTCTTTCGGGAGATGACTGGTTTTGGACGCGTGATGGTCTACCAGTTTGTCGACGATGATGCCGGCGTGGTTGTCGGGGAAAGCATCGACAAGGATTCATCGAGTTTCATGAACCATTACTTCCCTGCTTCCGATATTCCCAGACAAGCGAGGGCACTTTATGTTCGCAACCGCGTCAGGGTTATTCCCGATGTCTCTTACGAACCACAGCCCATTCACTCGATCACAACGGACTTACGCGAACTCGATTTGAGCGATTCGACGCTACGAAGCGTATCTCCAGTCCATCTGCAGTATCTGCGCAACATGGGGGTTGCTGCCTCTGCATCCTTCTCAATTATTAAGGACGGGGTTCTCTGGGGGCTGATTGCCTGCCATCATCACGAACCGCGCGAAATTCCGTTGGCCGTGAGGATGGGCGGACAAGCGCTGTCCAACGCGCTGGCCAGGCAAATCCGCGCCAAGGAAGAGGCGGCCCAGTATCGCGAGCGCATTCGAAGCCGCTCGCAGGAAGATACAGTGATCTCCCTTCTTGGTAGTGATCGATCACTTGAAGACTTCTTCAGTGACGGTGGCGCGGAAATCGCCCGTCTTCTCGCGGCCGACGGATTTGCCGCGGTCCAGGGAACCGAGCTCTTTACCTATGGAGCTTGTCCGGATCCGATCGACGTGCGCGAGATCGCGAGCTACGCGCGCGTGCCGGCCGCCACGCAGCCGATCGCAACTGCAAGTCTGTCTCGCCTTTTCGAGGCGGCCATCGCATACCGGGATCGCGCCAGCGGCCTTCTTGCGGTGACGATGTCGACGGAAGTCCCGACAATTCTCATGTGGTTTCGGGCCGAACACGTGGAGGTTCTAAAGTGGGCCGGGAACCCGCATAAGGACGTGCCACTGGAAGCCGGTGCAACGCTGACACCGCGCGCGTCCTTCGAGGAATGGTCCGAGAGCGTCCGGGGAAGGGCGAGGCCGTGGAGTCACGCTGAAGAGGACGTTGCGTCGCGCATTGTCAAGCTTATGCTGGAGCATCGGAATAACCACCGCCTCCGCGAGCTCAATCGCGAGCTGACAACCACTTTGAAGGAAAATGAAAGCCTCCTCGTTCAAAAAGACTTCCTCATGAAGGAAGTCAATCACCGAGTACAGAATTCGCTGCAACTCGTATCAGCATTTCTAGGCATGCAAGGCCGTGCGACCGTTAACGACGAGGTCCGCGTCAGCTTGAACGAGGCTCAGAACCGTTTGAATGCGGTCGCTCTCGTGCATCGTCGGCTTTACCAGGACGGCAGCCTGGAAATCGTCGACCTCTCACGCTATCTCGAGAATCTCTTATCTGACATGTCCACAACGATGGACAGGAAATGGTCAGAAAGCCTCGATGTAGATTTGTCACCCATTCTGGTCTCTACCGATCGCGCAGTCAACATTGGCCTCGTGTTGACGGAACTTGTCATCAATGCACAAAAATATGCCTACGGCGGCGACGCGGGGCCGTTGCTGATCAAACTTGAACAGCACCGGAATTCGTTGCGTCTCATTGTCGCCGACCGCGGGAAGGGCAAGTTACCCAAGGGGAGGAGTGGCTTTGGAACCCGCATGCTTGCTGCGATCATTGATCGCCTTCAAGGGAGCATTGACGAGGAGCCAAATGGTCCAGGGCTGCGCGTTGTGGTGACTGCCCCGGTCAGGGCTCCTTGA
- a CDS encoding type II toxin-antitoxin system Phd/YefM family antitoxin: MTSTVTAATVSKNFGAYQDAAVRDPVIITKNGRPKTVLIAYEDYLRLTKRERRVELTSAIGDDDLAAIEASEMDEALDHLNAEVLTGKHAAD; the protein is encoded by the coding sequence ATGACTTCTACAGTTACGGCGGCCACGGTCTCGAAAAATTTCGGCGCCTATCAGGATGCCGCCGTCCGTGACCCGGTGATCATCACCAAAAACGGGCGCCCGAAAACGGTCCTGATCGCTTACGAAGATTACCTGCGGCTGACGAAACGCGAACGGCGCGTCGAACTGACCTCCGCCATTGGCGACGACGACCTTGCTGCGATCGAAGCGTCCGAGATGGATGAGGCGCTCGATCATCTCAATGCTGAGGTCCTGACGGGCAAGCATGCTGCCGACTGA
- a CDS encoding prevent-host-death family protein → MPILFDVNEATERFNELIERTLRGEVFVICRGGIPIAELTAIPKAAGTMDDLRALAAEGRASAPPGASSNHDEFYDENGMPR, encoded by the coding sequence ATGCCTATCCTATTTGATGTGAACGAGGCTACCGAGCGGTTTAACGAACTGATTGAACGCACGCTGCGTGGTGAGGTCTTCGTGATCTGCCGGGGCGGCATACCGATCGCGGAGCTGACCGCGATCCCGAAGGCCGCAGGAACCATGGATGACCTCCGGGCGCTCGCAGCGGAAGGGCGCGCCAGCGCGCCGCCCGGCGCCAGCTCAAACCACGACGAGTTCTACGACGAAAACGGAATGCCGAGATGA
- a CDS encoding YbhN family protein — translation MTGRQILTYMLIIVGISAAAYLLYETFSEYSLREVIGSVREIPAQNLALAMLFAFGSYICLTGFDWAGVRHVHSDLPYPKIGLASFIALSIGQSVGFSGLSSGALRYRYYARWGLSTEDVAKIVLLSGVTVGVGMAMLSGIVLTLNPADASAVLGLSEAAVRSIGIASIVAVAAYLLLASFLRTPLHIRSWTFQMPTLRIAALQVIVGTVNFALVSACLREVMAVGGDVSYLKAATAFTLANIAILATHAPGGLGVLEATVTHVMGDQASIGSLVAFRAIYFFIPFFIGLPLSLITEAVFRANKRNRSPVIAEIERASA, via the coding sequence ATGACGGGCAGGCAGATATTGACGTACATGCTGATCATAGTTGGTATCAGCGCCGCCGCGTACCTTCTATACGAGACATTCAGCGAATACTCGTTGCGGGAGGTCATCGGTTCCGTTCGAGAGATTCCTGCTCAGAACCTCGCCCTGGCGATGCTCTTTGCCTTCGGTTCATATATTTGCCTGACCGGTTTCGACTGGGCAGGCGTCCGTCATGTTCACAGCGACCTTCCTTACCCGAAGATCGGCTTGGCATCCTTCATCGCGCTGTCGATTGGCCAAAGCGTCGGCTTTTCGGGGCTTAGCAGCGGCGCACTGCGATACCGGTACTACGCGCGTTGGGGATTGAGCACCGAGGATGTCGCCAAAATCGTTCTCCTGTCGGGCGTTACAGTCGGTGTCGGCATGGCAATGCTATCCGGCATCGTTTTGACATTGAACCCTGCAGACGCCAGTGCGGTGCTCGGTCTCAGTGAAGCAGCGGTGAGATCGATTGGCATTGCAAGTATAGTCGCGGTGGCGGCATATCTCCTGCTTGCTTCCTTTCTAAGGACCCCGCTGCACATCCGCTCATGGACATTCCAGATGCCGACGCTACGGATTGCCGCCCTCCAAGTGATCGTCGGGACAGTCAACTTTGCACTGGTCTCCGCATGTTTGCGCGAAGTGATGGCAGTGGGCGGCGATGTCAGCTATCTCAAGGCCGCGACCGCCTTCACCTTGGCTAATATCGCTATTCTCGCCACGCACGCTCCAGGCGGCCTCGGCGTCCTGGAGGCCACAGTCACCCATGTAATGGGAGACCAGGCCTCAATTGGATCACTTGTCGCCTTCCGCGCGATCTATTTCTTCATTCCTTTTTTCATTGGTCTTCCTCTGTCGCTGATTACTGAAGCAGTCTTTCGCGCCAACAAGAGAAATCGAAGCCCGGTGATAGCAGAAATCGAGCGCGCGTCGGCCTGA
- a CDS encoding sialidase family protein yields MAARTGIDGGAESWFYVSRDRGRTWSGPHAFTGLHQTGVAARTDLIAIDRNHALFMLSRSKRDGNEGQCMCVETIDGGLSFSWKSDLPFDGDGYAIMPTSVLPDRSVLTVVRRGRGIEEGGWLEAFRSMDYGKTWEPLGVALGLAVILAPWSR; encoded by the coding sequence ATGGCAGCCCGCACAGGCATCGATGGAGGCGCTGAAAGCTGGTTCTATGTCAGCCGCGACAGGGGACGAACGTGGAGTGGGCCTCACGCCTTTACTGGCCTGCATCAAACCGGGGTTGCGGCCCGAACTGATCTGATCGCGATCGACCGCAATCATGCACTGTTCATGCTTAGCCGTTCCAAGAGAGACGGCAACGAAGGGCAGTGCATGTGCGTTGAGACGATCGATGGAGGGTTAAGCTTTTCTTGGAAAAGCGATCTTCCATTCGATGGTGACGGCTATGCCATCATGCCCACAAGCGTACTGCCAGATCGTTCCGTTTTGACTGTCGTTCGACGCGGCCGCGGTATCGAGGAGGGCGGATGGCTTGAGGCCTTTCGGTCAATGGACTACGGAAAGACTTGGGAGCCGCTGGGGGTAGCACTGGGCCTGGCGGTAATCCTGGCGCCTTGGTCGCGATAG
- a CDS encoding SemiSWEET transporter gives MDTPSIVGYCASACSVISFVPQAAKVIRTRDTAAISGWMYALTVTGFALWTGFGVLRGELPIILTNSICFCLSAFILTIKMIGHR, from the coding sequence ATGGATACGCCTTCGATCGTTGGCTATTGCGCATCCGCGTGTTCGGTCATTAGCTTTGTGCCCCAGGCCGCAAAGGTCATCCGCACGAGAGACACCGCGGCGATTTCGGGGTGGATGTACGCTCTGACAGTTACCGGTTTCGCGCTGTGGACGGGCTTCGGTGTCCTTCGCGGCGAGCTTCCAATCATTCTGACCAATTCGATTTGCTTCTGCCTATCTGCATTCATCCTGACCATCAAGATGATCGGGCATCGGTAA
- a CDS encoding DUF4142 domain-containing protein, translating into MKHALAIAGLSVLFASPVLAQSAAEKTGVNSVMGVAPKTEDFVTEAAGSDMFEIESSKLAAEKSQDAATKSFAQQMVADHTKTSDELKALVSGGKVKATIPAAMSSAQQSMLDDLKKLNGDDFTKQYHADQQDVHEDAVDLFKRYGEEGDNPELKAWAAKTRPALEHHLKMATDLNK; encoded by the coding sequence ATGAAGCACGCCCTCGCCATTGCCGGACTTTCTGTCCTGTTCGCCTCGCCCGTCCTCGCCCAGTCGGCAGCAGAAAAGACGGGCGTCAATTCAGTAATGGGTGTCGCCCCCAAAACCGAAGACTTCGTCACCGAAGCCGCAGGGAGCGACATGTTCGAAATTGAATCCAGCAAACTCGCCGCCGAAAAGTCACAGGATGCTGCGACCAAGAGTTTTGCGCAGCAGATGGTAGCTGATCACACAAAGACGTCGGACGAGTTGAAGGCACTCGTTTCTGGAGGAAAGGTGAAGGCCACCATCCCAGCTGCAATGAGTTCGGCACAGCAAAGCATGCTCGATGACCTCAAGAAACTTAACGGCGACGATTTCACGAAGCAGTATCACGCTGATCAGCAGGATGTGCACGAAGATGCCGTCGATCTCTTCAAGCGATATGGGGAGGAAGGTGACAACCCCGAACTGAAGGCCTGGGCAGCCAAAACGCGCCCTGCACTCGAGCATCACCTCAAGATGGCAACAGATCTGAACAAGTAA
- a CDS encoding DUF983 domain-containing protein — MEPDRDIATISIYAGLRGLCPRCQRGHLFRGYLSLAPSCEICGLDYDFADPADGPAFFAMSVVAVPALGFALWLQFSFNPPIWVHLLSTLPLTVAACMSLLRPLKGWLICAQYLHKAAEGHLDRD; from the coding sequence ATGGAACCAGATCGTGACATAGCAACCATATCGATCTATGCGGGCTTGAGGGGGTTATGCCCACGCTGCCAACGCGGCCACCTTTTTCGCGGTTACCTGTCGCTTGCACCGTCATGCGAAATCTGCGGGCTCGATTACGATTTCGCAGACCCCGCCGACGGCCCCGCGTTCTTTGCCATGAGCGTTGTTGCAGTTCCCGCGCTCGGTTTTGCGCTTTGGCTTCAGTTCAGCTTTAACCCGCCAATTTGGGTGCACTTGCTGTCAACGTTGCCGCTGACCGTTGCGGCATGCATGTCGCTTTTGCGACCACTCAAGGGATGGCTGATCTGCGCCCAATATCTTCACAAGGCGGCGGAAGGACATCTCGATCGAGATTGA